In Papaver somniferum cultivar HN1 chromosome 9, ASM357369v1, whole genome shotgun sequence, the genomic stretch ggagagtttcatcatcaacgttcgacacaaaaggataaacaattttcttaaccaccaacaagttggaggttaagagggggcgatgtttgtaccgtgtattttatacacggtgagcccgtaatcaagcccgtctagccagcccatgacggaagattctagaagtttccagaaggcttgttgcccaaattgcttgcacatgaagtttacatcaaaattatggttacataaactctataaatacatgtatcctaaaccctaagaggaGATGGAATTTAgattagctaacccggagaaaatccTTTGTATCATCATAATCAGTAAAACATATCTCCGTTCCACCGTGGATGTAGGCTACACTTGCcaaaccacgttaaatccttgtctTCTATTTATTTTCAATCGTTTTCTAACCCCTAATATCCATTATTATCAtaaaaaatcatcgtgtttagtgcttagaatttattttgggtacgaaCAGTTTCTACTACAAAAAAGGAAATGATTAATTTGGCAGTAACAGTAATGTGGTGCATATGGAAGAATAGATGTCTACAGATTTTCGAAGGGCAACATAAAGATCCTAAGGCGATCATTCGGCAAATATATAAGTTATGTCATGATTATAAGATTAGCATTCACTCACATAATACACATAGAAATAGAAAATGCACTCATACATATCATAGCCATACATCTTTGCATCATTCAGTTAATCATTTTTGCACCACATGTTCTTGGCAGCTTCCTTCATTGGATTGGCTAAAAATTAGTGTTGATGCCTCTATAAAACCTAACTCTAACATTGCTGGTGTTTCTTTTGTGGTTCGCAATCAATCAGGAGAGTTCTGGAAGCCATGACCTGGACACTGAGAGCAAGAGATGTGACACAACCTGAGGCCTTGGTTATACTTATGGCAGTTCAATGGGTCTTGGAAAAGAAACTCAGTAAAGTAGTCTTGGAAGGTGATAATAAAACACTAATGGAGGCGTTAAAAAATAATCATCTGGATTCTATCAGGTGGGAGGATCATAATATTTTGCTTGAATATTTATGTTTAATTAAGAGTATGAGTGAATTTGAAATCAACTTTAGTCCTAGAGTTTGTAATAGGGTAGTTGATGCCCTGGCTAAGTTTGCTCGAATAAATAAATGTCAGAGGCAGCTTTCTGAACCTCCTAAGGTTATTATACCATTTCTGCTGAGAGACAAGGATGAATTGGTTGCTAATCAACAACAGATCTGAAATATTAGTAGTTCAATATAAATGGTTTGTAACTCTGGATTTCCGTTTGTTGTCTGGGTCAGTTGTAGTCTTCGTGTCTCTGTGTTTGGATTTCAGTTGAGTTGGTGTCTATATATTTGGAGTTGTACTTTCTATCCTTTATAAATAAACtttatattttctttaaaaataattgttttcattttatttcttaaaaattttgatttattattagataaagagtattacattaactagttggaagcctaacaaggtaagctccaacaacgtactactacattaattgaacagattgccgtgctaacctaccagcgagcctcatgggtaacctaatcAAAGGATCCGAAGCGGCGGGGGGGgggtgagattgtgtcacaagggggacaagttaactctaccttccatgttaattcctgcaatattacgccattgggggctcgaacctggaaCCTCCTagagcgcatgaaactttggaaaacagaatGACCAGCTTAgctgagtaaaaataaaaataaatgattcAAAgcgtaagcataagatggtgtgAGAATAATACTTACCctcaaaataaacaaataaataagggCGAACGGCAACTTTAATCAACCAAAGGGGCATCGCAGTAGGTGTAAATAAGTGGTGAACGGCAATTACGTAAATAAGACTCCCAAATGTTGATTTGGTGACACGTTGATAACACAAAATCCTTTCAAATTGAACCACAATCTCCTACAAAAAAAtctcttctttctctctctctcattcTGTTCTTTGTTGTACTAGCATATGAGCCACTGAGTCCAAGTACTAAGGTTTTTCTCTTTGGTTTGTCCACAATGTCTTGTGCTTCAAAATCTATGCTTTCTGCAAATTCATGTATATTTCCTTCTTCTCAGACTAAATTCCTGAAAAGGGTACACAACTTAAAGTCACTTAACCATCTCTCCATTGTccgagcttcttcttcttctgaagatGAATGCAATGTTGAAGAATGTGCTCCTGATAAAGAGGTCTCTTTCTCTTCTCGTTTTGATTTACAGATTTAATGGTTTCATTATGTTAATGTTTGGCGTTGTAGTTTGGACAGATTACCTTAGACAAAATAATCAAATATTGTCTTGTTCTTAGCCTGTCTTTTGAGAATTCACTATAACAATTgtcaattggattcatctttATGGTTTTTGTTCTGTTTCAGTGTTGTAAATATAACTAGGCTTAACTAAATGTATGTACAATTTGTTAAGAGTATCAAATATATGGAGgattgattattttgattgttatAATAATAATGTAGGTTGGGAAGGTGAGCATGGAATGGTTAGCTACGGAGAAGACTCAAGTTGTGGGAAGTTATCCACCTAAAAAGAAAGGCTGGACCGGCTATGTCGAGAAGGATACTGCTGGACAGACTAACATCTACTCAATTGAGGTTGGTAATCTTGTAgtccaatttaaaaaaaaaaactaacaatcTTATCTTGCATCAAGAATTCACTTGACACTATGCTTATCTCAAATTCATTAGCCACAGGTGTTTTGTTCATAAGTTTGAGAATTTAGATTTTACTGTCATGGAAAGCTTCTGAGCTAAATATGCATTTGAATTTTGCAGCCAAATGTTTATGTAGCAGAAAGTTTGATCAGTTCAGGAACCGCGGGAACTTCATCCGAGGGAGCTGAGAATACGGCCGGTGTTGCTGCTTTTATAGCTCTAATCTCGATTGCTGCGGCATCGTCTGTTCTTATCCAAGTCAGTAAGAATAAACCACCTCCAGTTCAGACATTAGAATACTCGGGACCATCTCTTACTTACTACATCAACAAGTTTAAGCCTTCGGAAACTATTGAAACTACGGAAATCAAAATCGAAAACTCTCTGGCATCACAGTTAGAGAGCTCAGCACCATCAGTCTCTGAAGTTGAGCCAAGTACACAGTTAGAGAGCTCAGCACCATCAGTCTCTGAAGTTGAGCCAAGTACACAATTAGAGACCTCAGCACCACCAGTCTCCGAAGTTGAGCCACAATTAGAGACTTCAGCACCATCGGTTTCTGAAGTTGAGCCAAGTCCTGTGTCAACTAGTATGTCTTGAGGGTTCCCCTTCAGAGCTCCTCCGTGATTTTTCTATATCATTATATTTTGTACACTCCGAGTCAATGTagaatctatatacaaaaatatcaCTGAACAGTATCCTCTACTTTGTGACGAGTCAATGTACAAAAATATCACTGAACAGTATCTTTCTTGCTTTCATTTCCATTCAAGTTTGCCTATTATTCTTCTACATTAGTTCCAGTAACAGACAGTTAAGGAAATCAACAAAGTAAAATCACACCAATACAAATGCTATAAGAACCCCCAAGCCAAGATGCACGCGAAAAAACTCATAATAAACCATCAAACTTTGTTGATATTGCTATATAACAAACACATATATGAGTTGAAATTGAATTATGTGTTCTTAGAAAATGAAAATACAAATGAGCTCATTGAATTCTCTGGTACAGTATTGTAATATGAAACAGCCTACAGAAAAGGCTTTGTTTCTCTATCTCTCTATATTTCTCTGTCTCATCATGCCAAGAGGCTTTTGGCTGGGGAGAGGTAGGCAATAGCACTGCGTTCAGGACTTGCATATTTCCTGTAAACAGTCCGAAGATTGTGTTCTGCAGCGCCAGAGTGAAAGCTGACCAATTGTTTGGCACATTCTCTGTCAAACCAAATAAGGAGAAAGATGGATGAGATTCTGGTAATTGGCAAACACCTCAAACAGAATGAAGTTATGTTCATTATTAGTATgaaaaatacaacaacaagggAAGAACTTACATCAGCTGAGATTCACAGAAGCCTGTATGAAGCTTAAGTGTTTCATCCCACAGTGGTGTCTTGTTCAGGGTGCACCTTGCTGCATAGACTGCAGAGGCAGCCAACATGGATGGAGAGAACATTATCATGCTATACTGCATCAGACCCAACTCCGCCAAGAAATAAACCATGTGCTCCATCTAAAATCGAAGAACGTTAAGAGTCAGAAACAAAGGTACACAAAGCTTTCTGCATCATTTAACAAGTCAAAAACAGAAGGAGAATTACTTATACCTTCTTATCAGCCACGGCAGCCTTGATAAAACGCACAAGGAAAACGTAAGGAGTAGGGACAGTTAAAGTCCATCCAAGCTTTCCCAAGATTGATTTCTCCATAGCTAATATATGTTCTCTTGTATAAGCCCTGTCTGAAATACAGACAAAGTCGTTTACCTGCAAAACACACCAAACCCAGATGGAGAAATTAGTCAACTCAATCATTTTAGCGTATAAAGTTCATTGGTAATGCTGATTTTAGTTGTGGGAATATATACCTCTGGTGCCCAAATTTCTTCATATTTACTAGCAATCAGCATAGAACTCATGCCCAGTAACTGCAACTCCCTTTTTGGAACAATGTGTGTGGATAGGTAACGATCAACAATATGGATGGTAAGATAAAGGGTTTCAGGGGCGAGTT encodes the following:
- the LOC113310285 gene encoding protein MAINTENANCE OF PSII UNDER HIGH LIGHT 1-like; translated protein: MSCASKSMLSANSCIFPSSQTKFLKRVHNLKSLNHLSIVRASSSSEDECNVEECAPDKEVGKVSMEWLATEKTQVVGSYPPKKKGWTGYVEKDTAGQTNIYSIEPNVYVAESLISSGTAGTSSEGAENTAGVAAFIALISIAAASSVLIQVSKNKPPPVQTLEYSGPSLTYYINKFKPSETIETTEIKIENSLASQLESSAPSVSEVEPSTQLESSAPSVSEVEPSTQLETSAPPVSEVEPQLETSAPSVSEVEPSPVSTSMS